Below is a genomic region from Microcaecilia unicolor chromosome 9, aMicUni1.1, whole genome shotgun sequence.
ggggcataatcgaacgcgaacgcccatctccatgggcgtctatctccgagaacgggtacgtgaaggggcgggacaaaccgtattttcgaaaaaaatgggcatccgtcttttttccgataatgcggtttgtgccagccaaatgcatcagatttgtgcggatttgagttgggcggtatcgtttttcagcgataatggaaaccgaaggcgcccagctcaaaaacgaacaaatccaaggcattgggtcgtgggaggggccaggatttgtagtgcactggtccccctcacatgccaggacaccaaccgggcaccctagggggcacttgtaacaattaaaaaaagttaactacctttgaagtccatagttcccttcccttgggtgctgagccccccaaatcccccccaaaacccactccccacaactctacaccattaccatagcacttatggctgaaggggggcacctagatgtgggtacagtgggttttgggggcggtttggagcgctcccatttaccaccacaagtgtgggtaggggggggggatgagcctgggtccacctgcctgaagtccactgcacccactaacaactgctccagggacctgcatactgctgtgatggagctgggtatgacatttgaggctagcatacaggctggaaaaaaaacatttttaaagttgttttttttgggtgggagggggttagtgaccactgggggagtcaagggtgggcatccccgattccctccggtggtcatctggtcatttagggcactttcttGGGACTTTTTTGTGAAAAaatagggtccaaaaaagtgatccaaattcgctctaaaaacgcctttttttttcgattatcagccgaggacgcccatctctcctcggccgataaacacgccccagtcccgccttcaccacgcctccgacacgcccccgtcaactttggccatttccgcgacagattgcagttgaagacgcccaaaatcggctttcgattataccgatttgggcgcccacgggagaaagacgcccatctcccgatttgggtcgaaatatgggcgtctttctctttcgaaaataagctggatggtaaacCAAGATGCGGTAAAACAACaatttttaccacaccttagtaatcaGCCCCCTAAATCTTATGTTAAAATTTTTTGAgaaaagtagcaacatttcaaaaaaacattttgtgaaaacAATTGTGTACTTTGTATATTCATACTTATGACATCTGGTTATGGATGTCTTCATCTTTTAATTAGGAACAGTTGGCCTGAATCATACTGTATTGTGGTATCTGTGTACATGTCTTTGTACAGCTGAGTGTTAAAATGAGCCCACTTTGTATAATTCTAGATGGAAATTCAATATGAAGAGAAATATTTCAACGTGACAGTAAATGATCAATTTCTGCTACAGTTTATGACCCGTGAGAAAACAATGGAAGAGCTCAGCAAAGTGTTTGTGGAGGGGGATGTTTCTGTTCAAAATATACGTGTTGAGACTTTGTCAGGAGAAACAAATAAAGAGTGCGAAGAGCTACCTCTAACTACATGAAGTCAAAGTACCATAATCTAAGTCATGTATCTGAaggcaaaaaaaataaatcttctactactactactactactacttatcatttctatagcactactagacgtacgcagcgctgtacacttgaacatgaagagacagtccctgcttgacagagcttacaatctaattaggacaaataagagaaaagggaATTACTTTAAAGGAACTAGCATTCAAAAACAAATTATTATTAACTATTATCTATTCAGCTCAGGCTGTGCAACTTAAAATCCATGGGTTCAGGGATGTGCGTGTGCACttgtgtgtcatattgtctttattgaaacttgcaacaagacaaaccaagcatacaaacaagcgataaaacaagcaataaaacccgctaactaatacataaataaaaccttactggccaatacccccgcccctcaacaaaccctcccactcagggaggctgaaacgaaaaacccctccaatgccttgcccactgtagtccagaacaatgctccttctccctcactgccagctgctggacaaaatgtaccacatcccctgccacctcctgtacagacagccacttccgatataatgaagcttggcagcgtgcctgccacaggaagtaacaaagggctgcagcgatgatatacagtgtctccctacaccacccctttccttttggaaaccctccataggcccattctgcataagatagctggtggaagaaaggaatccctaattggcgggctactgcctgacagacttgttgattgaacgggcacttgaggaggaagtggtccattgtttcatcctccgtcacgcactcccccctcgggcacttacgatcattgctgtttctatttttcatgttagctcgaacataaagccggctgtggaaagtcagccaggccatgtccgcaatcttccgggggaggcgtgatgaattgaggaaagccagaccttcctcctgtagtggacctgggcagtccctcaaggctagacgtgttgaaaagtgtgtctgaataatgcggtgttgtagctgcctcctgtcctccttctggatttcctgtactgtgataccccatctcttcaccaatctcaacagaggtgagatgtactgtggcaagtatcccgccttccctcgcaggggcattgcctgacctcccctcacccaatccctcaagtaccgctgaagccaggaggccatgcagtctgcccaagccggcctcccttcccgcaagacccctcccagattttgttggaaaaagaaacaactaaaatgtaccacagggttgaccattcccaaccccccctcccttttgggcaaataggtcacctccctccggataatattcatcctgttcccccatagctgttggaaaaacaagctgtatactctggcatgtaacgatataggcagtaaacagaccttggatatgaacaggagaaggggtatcagataggtcttaatgacatgcagtttttccacaaaccgcaacttatatgatttccactgggccaccctttcctcgactctccccagccccttctcccagttgatcgtatcatagtcctgtctgcctacccagagacccaggatccgtacttcatcccttgctactgggtactgactgggaagtttgaaagctggtctgccctgtcctacccaaattgcggagctcttatcctggtttatctgggcccccgcagcctgtgtgtattctgccatccaggtctgaactcgctcggcttcctccttgctactgattactactgtgacatcatctgcgtaggcgacacatcgccatgtgtgtgaacccaaagagatgccctctagttgaccgctaaaccctccactcaaccttctgaggaaaggatctaaggaaaggacgtacagcaaggggctgaggggacacccctgccgtacccctgacctcactgcaaagctcttgcccacccaaccatttattagagtgctactccttgcattgcgatacaaagtctggatccaccctataaactggtcgggtatcccatagcaccgaagcactagccataggtactcctgggacaccctgtcaaaagccttagactgatcaagggtcagcaaatactttccctttgtcccaccttgactcctttccactatttcacggatggtacaaactgcttccactgcccctttccccttcaccgagcaaaactgtgctgaggacaagagaccacccactgccccagccaggcggttgtaaataatcctggccattattttcctatctacattcagaagacttatgggtctccagttctcgataagttccagatttcccttctttgcgaggagaaccaaaatagaacactgctgtgaaggggccaaacgcccgttctgcaaacaattattaaaaattgcagctaacactggaatcaggaccacatggaattttttgtagaactctggggtcagcccatcgggacccggagttgtacgtgctgatagcgtatcaatagcatcatctacctctcctgtggtaatgggcctaagcagttgttccatctccccctccgaaaccttttccaagcctggggcactctgcacgtatgatagcatgaagttagaaaccaagctctctttcccccacaattgggtgtaaaaccgaatgaccctggcctcgattgaacgttggttcgtcaatcgctgccctgcttcatctctcatagcataaatgaccttgtgtcctactgctaccttgcaattctggaaaggatccggggaataccgatgcccatattccctttccagaagcaaagcagcgtatcgatcatattgcaacagcctcaactgggcctgcaaagcttctatctctcccttctctagatggttggagaccgcgtggtccaattgcttacgaagacgacagcactgtgcctgtaaccccagactctgcttcctggctagggaccggaaaagggccttgactcgcccctttaccatgtcccaccaggctcccttatcatccatcacctcccatagtgtttcttggtctgctaaaaaaccctcaaatatttgtctgttttcctctacttctaataactttgcactcagtttccaaaatcctgggcctttctgcgccccttcgcatattgttaagactgtggaaactaaggcatgatctgaatattccgtccatctattcggctgcccctgaaacttagccaacccgcctacaaagagccagtcaatacggctctccgtgtctccccttctaaaagtgaaccccttccctcccgccacctccagtcttgcctgttttacaattgctgccagctggaggctgtcataacccacctgacgcctggacccctttctatctgcttgctgtaagaccatattaaagtctcctccaaataccaccaatttgcttgtatataaatacggtttcacccggagcaacagctgcttgcgttcccaactaatctggggcccataaaagttaatgattcgcactgctacccctctaatgaaaacgtctaagacaacacacctccctatctccacctctatttccctcgtaatctccacttctcgggtggcaaaaagaatagccacccctgcgcatctttctttggccagagaccagaatgagggcccccctttccaatctctcttggcccggtgcaggagctgcaaagaatccaaatgagtctcctgcaacaggatgcagtctaccttgcactgggtcaaatcgctaaaggcgacaaatctagttctctctgcctttatgctggctacattcagagttgcaaagattaaggacaaggcagccatggtttatttcttaaatttcttacccctcctcatctcttcaccgcaatccctcttcacagatattcctgcccccatcatttcttcaggatcctctataatttcttctaattccaaatcctcccactctgagtcatcttccccggctttctttctacccttttttttcttggtttcctctggaccagccctttcccctttcatcccttccttaccctcctctatttcctgcatgaggcccttcgttaaactagtaggatgtgatgttagactggggggtaacactgctggctcctctctgttaagtctttcagatgattcattccttgctcccctcccctccctcctcttctcctccaaaacctccctttggggtggattcatctcaagatcaccctctccttcacctgaaacctgaaacactgcatatcgattactctggctcttctccagaatatctgttctccccgctcgggctagccccctcccctccttcctccgaccccccttccctccatgtttccctaccagggtccatgcttccccttcttctccccccttctccccacctccttcttccatcctttcacaaataccccttctttgaatgtgatccaaacctgatgcccttttctccccctttccctttcccttagtgcctgcctctgtatgaatagtggtatttgatttatccattaatccctttaatgcttcccgcttctgtccttgtatccttgtagtttctgcttgtgccccttcctcccccctcctctcttcctctacctgattgtgcgatgcttgtgggcacttgctaaaagggtgccccaagcctccacacaggttacagcgtatggtagtgcagtcgctggtgtcatgatctgtactaccacatcgcgagcactttaacactgtacatgacatgcttaagtgacggaaagatccgcacctgtagcactgtctgggttgtcctgcataaaagcattgaattcgatcccttccaatgtatgcggctgaaggtatatgttgggtgacatagcctgcctgttttaattttacaagggcactccacccccccgcccacacacgactctggtctggtattttgcttaatggggtcctaatttcggcataccgtcccaaccagtatgacaggtctgcagccataagagattcattacgtaccaaaatggtaatctggactgcgtcctgtctactgatggggacagccttaaaatccacccatctaccctgatgctgcacctctgtgtacttttcccaaaacaggtccaaacctcgccctgttaagaaactaatatcatattcagggattcccacagggtgtatgcatgcatacaaatcttcagggataaagccaagggagaataccattcttaaaacaacctctctaggtggtgctacccctgtgcccacccaacgcagctggacaacatttcgacgttttggggtaacaccgctcccgggaccccgcaacggaccagaaaatggatttccccttgtctccatgtctgactcctgcctcccctcctccttccctgtctctgcccctcctccccgtactactgctgcaaaggataaaggggctgataccagtatgctccccccttccccactcccttcctgccttcctcccctccccctctcttcccctccctcctctcccatgtccactaaccccactatgttcagttcacttgtgctgtttctgtctcttccccctctgcaatattctacttccagtcctttgccagttgctgctgttcccaaccagcactcgttcccttgctctgcaactgtcccactcagaccaggtctgggatctgtctcctcttgtagctgacactctcctccatgcactttctctgtttctgacactgtcatactcagtctgagtcttggctccgcctcctggtgcagctgacactctccttcatgtactctctctgtatctggcactgtcttactcagtctgggtcttggctctgcctcctggtgcagctgacactctcctccatgctctgtcttactgggtctgggacttggctccgccccctggtgcaactgacactctccttcatgtactctctctgtatctggcaatgtcttactcagtctgggtcttggctccacctcctggtgcagctgacactctcctccatgccctgtctcactcgatctgggtcttggctccgcctcctggtgcagctgacactctccacaattctctctctcctttctgggactcctgctttgatgggcatgagtttctgagaagctcccttctgctctttcttcttgtttctgagtggcagaatctattgggagcccctgcctgtcactgagcttcccccatgatgtcatcagcacttctgattgagattggatggcagctcttggacagccctgctcagaggtctgccctatcaattctgtccatgagtgactgtggtgttcccacgatgttcccgccctctgtccaccatatttgctctcagcttcttccatctcttgtagtactccactactccattcctgtacttttccatcctctttagtctctgtctccatctgcaaaaccccttgtttttgctctactttccctcccgttgttcctggtaacttctgtacttgctcagtgtgtagtgattcttctcctacctcagcattcaaactgttctgattctcctcagcattcaaactgttctgattctccaggctgtctttcttctctgtctctcccagcaaacctgagctcttctctgtgggttcggctatgccctgccagctctctaagtataagggacgtttttgaatttttttcagtttcatagctcttttgtgttccaaacttgccaggctctcttgctgcatgcagtgctggagcccctccttatccacagtacctgccacaactggactaggagcctctgttctacaaggctggtaagtggatggagcacctagctcttgggaatcctgtaggaaataaaatactgatgataactgggaattatttgtgtcagtcttgtctttccctccttctggctgctgctgtttctcttcccctgctgtcccttccagcatagcctctggggtgtctggaaccacggagtcctgtgtgtctctgggttctgcttcctgctggatctgggactgcgtctgggtctgctgcatgcgttccctgttcaggaaaacctcacgaaggggattatctctgcagttctttagtttttgcagctgcctttgttttgctgtaagccgcttctggagcgcttcaactcccttaacatacttgtctcgtgggccagtggaagccaggttacacatagtttttgctagcttcagccgcttcctcagtacctctatttcaccttctactcgattcattttcttcactgatctaattacctcttcaggagtcatatgctgggcctctttcttctgccaggccctaggcctggattccttctcctcctcttcttcctcactaacgtcctcttcagactctccgctattctcttccaccacctctcctctgatactggatgcagagaaccctgctctggaacccgggccctgccttcttgccccctgttcttcacccagcttaggaatgttatggccaggacttacagtcagggtgagctggctcctcagcaagcgctgctgggctctggtccttcctccgtccacaggcctgggctctcctggttctcctggttgcatgcttggggcttgggtggaggaagcctccccttcatagtgtttctcagctccaagtgtgctaggcctttcagcctggggccctcctgcaggggggccccctcccctctgcattgttcagcagctctcctttcagcacctcttcaccacaggtctgtactctgtgtgtgtgtgtgtgtgtgtgtgtgtgtactaatGAAGGGGTGGTCTATTCTGGGGAAGCAGCCCAGTAACACCAGATCCTCTGGATTTGGAGAGATGTATAAAACCTAGCTGCAGTTGCTCAGggcttctttctttccttcatgCAGGGGGGAAGTCACTACGTAAAAATGTAGTGTAAACATTGGTAAGTTTCCTGCACTGGGGCCCATCAGGACCTTAGCCTTCCATCCAAGAGGCTAAGGGAGAGAGGTGAAAAATAAGGGAAAGGCAATTGTATAAGCttgcacctagtttatagaataataaaGCTTACATGTGTGATCAGCACCAGTAAGTGGCAGTTACCTTTGTAAGTGCTAGGAACTATTCTAGAAACAGTGGGATAATATattattcagcccatggtggcaAGTGGCATATAAGCCGTTCACAGCTGCAAGGCTGAACTAATCCCAGATACTCAATATTGGGGCATTTCAGCtctcagtattgaatatccaagcaTGTGCGCCGACTCAGAAGTTAACCAGGCGCCAGCCGATATTCAAACCAATACCTGTTTAACtcggcagataaagttaggacaggcaTTTTGCCATCCTAAATTTATGTGCTTCCTTAGCCGGTCAGCAGATGATTATCACCACTAACTGGCCAAGTGCAGGATCTGCCCAATGCCACCCCCAGATCGCCCCTAACCTAGCCGGTTAGTGGAAATATTTAGTCACACTACCcaattaaatgctgctgaatatcgtcaGCCAGCTAACTCAGTGggggtttaaccgggcaggaacacccttatagaattggtgctaagcacatCCCTTCATGGTGCTTAAAATGAGGCACAAATGTATGAAAGTGCTGCAAAGGTATCTTAGGGAAGAGATCTCATACTATCCTTAAGGAGAAGCAGAGCGAGGAGAAAGAAGCTGCAACCAGTTCCCCATCCAAGTTGGGGAAAGGACTGGAACTCATAAGCAGTGTGAGTACATGCTCGAAGAAATAGCAGGTAGGCCCCAAGCTTTGGTTGCATTCTACTTAACAAGCCCAGAAAGGTTGAGCATGAGGAGAAATTGTTAAGAAGGGAAGAGAACTAAGTCTTGGAGAGAGAAGAGTAAGGGGGATCCTGTGGTATGCCTGGAGACTCTATGTAGGGACATCTCACATAAAGAATTTATTGGCTTAGCACCAGGGCCAGAACCAACAAACATCGGGAAGCCATAGGCGGTTAGCCCACACAATCTGTATTGTCCCCACAGTCAATAATCCAACCACTCTAGTATTGATGTTCTGAACCAACAAGTTTTCTTGGTAAATAATTGGGACAATAACAATAGCAGAGGCAGTGACTTTGCCAGAGGCAGTAATAGA
It encodes:
- the LOC115477092 gene encoding galectin-3-like; the encoded protein is MLFMISFVKDSVNIVFHLSVRFDEERNVIVANSQVNNSWGEEERKTDYFPFEPSQPFEMEIQYEEKYFNVTVNDQFLLQFMTREKTMEELSKVFVEGDVSVQNIRVETLSGETNKECEELPLTT